The following are encoded in a window of Paenibacillaceae bacterium GAS479 genomic DNA:
- a CDS encoding chitinase: MKRRSRKMSLFVVSALIMSLLLPFAPSQAVAVSPPPTVPLRVDVNSSSNYTDSSGIIWLADQAYTAGSWGHYTTYNPIQITAPIANTNDQVLYQTARNFNIWGGYKFDLPNGTYTVKLKMVDEWATAAGQRKFDIKMEDAVVASAFDIYAECGKLKACDRTYTTTVSDGQLQIAFNMASGSLNYATVSAIEITSGGGGGNTDTQSPAAPANLTVFGTPTASSISLSWGASTDNVGVTGYNVYNGSSLAATVTGTTATINGLTASTSYTFTVKAKDAAGNISVASNSATASTSSQPPQSFGNKIIGYWQSWAIYDSKGYYFLNNIDASKMTHLNYAFADICWNNYHGNGSEDVSFKTYTTCKDKNGYNLNVPNGTLVLGDPYADTQYPYATNDPSLPFQGAFNQLVQLKKQTGLKSIISVGGWTWSNRFSDMAADPVTRNTFVTSSVKFLRDYQLDGIDIDWEYPVELGLASNSRRPEDRQNYVLLLQELRRQLDAAELADGKEYTVTIAGGASPSYIRSNDLSAIASTVDWINLMTYDFHGDWDAKSGHNAPLYFDPADNGVDPQNFYIDAAVNGYLNNGVPANKLVIGIPFYGRGWNCGSNSPNNAMYQTCAKAETGTWSDQDAWWDYWDLEKNYLTRDANGNYTGKNGFTRYWNDTTKTPWLYNPTTGLTITYDDPISIKYKTDYLKSKGLAGAMFWNLDSDRDKRLITLLSTELPK; the protein is encoded by the coding sequence GTGAAAAGAAGAAGCCGGAAAATGTCACTATTTGTTGTAAGCGCTTTAATAATGTCCCTCCTTCTCCCCTTTGCTCCGTCTCAAGCCGTCGCTGTAAGTCCCCCGCCCACTGTTCCATTACGAGTCGATGTGAATTCTTCTTCGAATTATACGGACAGCAGCGGCATCATTTGGTTAGCCGATCAAGCATACACTGCTGGCAGTTGGGGACATTACACGACTTACAACCCGATTCAGATTACTGCACCTATTGCTAATACGAATGATCAAGTACTATACCAAACGGCCCGAAACTTCAATATTTGGGGTGGGTATAAGTTCGACCTACCAAACGGCACGTACACTGTGAAGCTAAAAATGGTCGATGAGTGGGCGACAGCTGCAGGTCAACGCAAATTCGATATCAAAATGGAGGATGCCGTGGTTGCATCTGCGTTCGATATTTATGCTGAATGCGGAAAGCTGAAAGCATGTGATCGAACCTATACAACAACTGTAAGTGATGGACAGCTTCAAATTGCGTTCAATATGGCGTCGGGCTCCTTAAACTATGCCACCGTTTCAGCGATTGAAATTACAAGCGGAGGTGGCGGAGGAAACACAGATACACAATCTCCGGCAGCGCCCGCAAACCTGACTGTCTTTGGTACGCCGACAGCTTCAAGCATCTCACTCTCATGGGGAGCTTCAACCGATAACGTCGGAGTGACTGGCTACAATGTCTACAACGGCTCCTCGCTGGCAGCAACTGTGACAGGTACAACAGCTACAATTAATGGCTTAACGGCTTCAACCTCCTACACCTTCACCGTGAAAGCCAAAGATGCAGCCGGTAACATCTCTGTGGCAAGTAATTCTGCAACTGCTTCAACCTCCTCACAGCCTCCTCAAAGCTTCGGTAATAAAATCATCGGTTACTGGCAATCTTGGGCGATTTATGACTCCAAAGGCTACTATTTCCTCAATAATATCGATGCATCCAAAATGACTCATCTGAATTATGCTTTTGCAGATATTTGCTGGAACAACTACCACGGTAACGGATCGGAAGATGTAAGTTTTAAAACCTATACAACGTGTAAAGACAAAAACGGGTATAATCTGAATGTTCCAAATGGCACGTTAGTGCTTGGAGATCCTTATGCGGATACACAATATCCTTACGCAACTAATGATCCGAGCCTTCCATTCCAAGGGGCATTCAATCAGCTTGTTCAACTAAAAAAGCAGACCGGTCTAAAATCGATCATTTCCGTAGGTGGCTGGACTTGGTCCAACCGTTTCTCGGATATGGCTGCAGATCCCGTTACACGAAATACTTTTGTCACCTCTTCGGTCAAATTTTTACGGGACTATCAGTTGGATGGAATCGATATCGACTGGGAATACCCGGTTGAGTTAGGACTTGCGAGCAACTCCCGTCGTCCAGAAGACAGACAAAATTATGTTTTACTTCTGCAAGAGCTACGCAGACAGCTTGACGCAGCAGAACTCGCTGACGGTAAAGAATACACGGTAACGATTGCTGGAGGAGCAAGCCCATCCTATATCCGCAGCAATGATTTATCTGCTATTGCAAGTACAGTCGACTGGATCAACCTGATGACTTATGACTTTCACGGTGATTGGGATGCCAAGTCGGGACATAATGCCCCCTTGTACTTTGACCCTGCCGATAATGGAGTTGATCCACAGAACTTCTATATCGACGCTGCTGTCAACGGCTATCTGAATAACGGAGTTCCAGCTAACAAGCTAGTTATAGGAATCCCATTTTATGGTCGCGGCTGGAATTGCGGAAGCAATAGTCCCAACAATGCCATGTATCAGACCTGTGCAAAAGCTGAAACAGGTACCTGGTCAGACCAGGATGCATGGTGGGACTACTGGGATTTGGAAAAAAATTATTTGACGCGAGATGCCAATGGCAACTACACCGGTAAAAATGGCTTTACTCGTTATTGGAACGACACCACAAAAACTCCTTGGCTGTATAATCCAACGACCGGACTGACCATCACGTATGACGATCCCATTTCAATTAAATATAAAACCGATTATTTAAAATCTAAAGGATTAGCCGGAGCGATGTTCTGGAATTTGGATTCAGACAGAGATAAGCGGCTAATCACTCTGCTGAGCACCGAGTTGCCTAAGTAG
- a CDS encoding transcriptional regulator, LacI family encodes MKYNLKEVARLSGVSASTVSKIIHNYNDVGEETKQKVLSIMDEMGYTNKIIASKTKKSKKFKNIAVIFAGNYDVGLNHVFFSDVVNSFKFQIESLGYDMIFFPYSSNANDYIARCKSYKTEGCLIIGGNQKDTVTELLNHSDIPCVGIDISLTGERSSFIMTDNKKIAIMAVEHFYLKGYKEIGFIGSHHKSEISDLREQHIIEALNYFGLNVNHQWFLHGNDFTEASGYQAMLELIKQPTIPQSIFAAADSLAIGAMKAAIENELRVPFDIAIIGCDDIEAAKFSNPPLTTIRQDKEKIGKLAALFLNDLIHELAVPVQIFVEPELIVRSSC; translated from the coding sequence GTGAAGTATAATTTAAAAGAAGTGGCTAGATTATCAGGCGTCTCTGCATCCACCGTGTCGAAGATCATTCATAACTACAATGATGTAGGAGAAGAAACAAAACAGAAGGTATTAAGTATAATGGATGAAATGGGCTATACAAATAAAATCATTGCAAGCAAAACCAAAAAGTCTAAAAAGTTTAAAAATATTGCGGTTATTTTTGCCGGGAATTACGATGTCGGATTAAATCATGTTTTTTTCAGTGATGTAGTAAATTCGTTTAAATTTCAAATTGAATCATTAGGTTATGATATGATCTTTTTCCCCTATAGCTCAAATGCCAATGATTATATCGCGAGATGCAAAAGTTATAAAACCGAAGGTTGTTTAATTATTGGCGGCAATCAAAAGGACACGGTAACAGAGCTGCTGAATCATAGCGATATCCCTTGTGTCGGAATTGACATTAGCTTAACGGGAGAACGATCAAGTTTTATTATGACCGATAACAAAAAAATCGCTATTATGGCTGTGGAACATTTTTATTTAAAAGGATATAAAGAGATTGGCTTCATTGGCAGTCATCATAAATCTGAAATATCTGATCTAAGAGAACAACATATAATTGAGGCGTTGAACTATTTTGGTTTAAACGTTAACCATCAATGGTTTTTGCATGGGAATGATTTTACTGAAGCTAGCGGATATCAGGCCATGCTGGAGCTTATAAAACAGCCGACTATTCCACAAAGTATTTTCGCCGCTGCTGATTCATTGGCTATTGGTGCGATGAAAGCAGCTATAGAGAATGAATTAAGGGTTCCTTTTGACATTGCTATCATCGGCTGCGACGATATTGAAGCTGCAAAGTTTTCTAATCCCCCCTTAACTACGATCAGACAAGACAAAGAAAAAATCGGAAAATTAGCCGCCTTGTTTTTAAATGATCTCATCCATGAGTTGGCTGTTCCGGTACAAATTTTCGTAGAACCCGAGTTAATTGTTAGAAGCTCTTGTTAA
- a CDS encoding Multidrug resistance protein: MSQSIASSASQPKSDRKKGTWALLALAISAFGIGTTEFVPVGLLAAIAEDLNIGITLAGLLISGYAIGVAVGAPVLTALTNRMNRKALLMTLMVVFIVGNVIAALSPNFEILIVARFITAFAHGVFFSIGATIAVQLVAPEKKGSAIALMFTGLTIAIVTGVPLGTFIGQAFGWRSTFWGVALLGVIAVIASAVLIPNNLKKSPPAKFSDMFRLITNGRLLLAFLITVFGYGGTFVVFTYLTPLLAEVTGLSKGVINIILIAYGIAVAFGNSVGGKVANKNPIRALFWMFIIQAATLVLLYFLAPFKVVGVIGVVLMGVFAFMNVPGLQLYVVQLAEKYVPSAVDIASAINIAAFNIGIAIGSIVGGFVIDSIGLVHTPWIGAIMVAIAIILAGISAKLERK, translated from the coding sequence ATGAGTCAATCTATTGCTAGTTCAGCTTCTCAACCCAAATCCGATCGCAAAAAAGGAACTTGGGCTCTGCTTGCACTTGCAATCAGCGCATTTGGCATTGGAACAACAGAATTTGTTCCCGTTGGTTTACTTGCTGCAATCGCTGAAGATTTAAATATCGGTATTACACTAGCTGGTTTGCTTATTTCCGGATATGCCATCGGAGTCGCGGTCGGAGCACCAGTGCTAACAGCGCTAACCAACCGCATGAATCGCAAAGCATTGCTTATGACACTTATGGTTGTTTTCATTGTAGGGAACGTAATCGCCGCATTATCACCAAACTTTGAAATACTCATTGTCGCACGATTCATTACAGCGTTTGCCCATGGTGTCTTTTTCTCCATCGGAGCGACCATTGCCGTTCAATTAGTAGCGCCAGAGAAAAAGGGCAGCGCCATCGCGCTTATGTTCACTGGACTTACGATTGCGATCGTTACCGGTGTGCCGCTTGGAACATTTATCGGACAGGCATTTGGCTGGAGATCGACTTTTTGGGGTGTTGCCTTGCTAGGTGTCATCGCAGTCATCGCCAGTGCCGTGCTTATTCCTAATAACCTAAAAAAATCTCCACCGGCTAAATTTTCAGATATGTTCCGCTTGATTACAAATGGCCGTTTGCTCCTGGCCTTCCTTATTACCGTATTTGGTTATGGAGGAACGTTTGTAGTTTTCACTTATTTAACTCCGCTCCTTGCAGAAGTAACTGGACTCAGCAAAGGCGTCATTAACATTATTTTGATTGCTTACGGTATCGCTGTAGCATTCGGTAACTCCGTGGGTGGTAAAGTAGCGAATAAAAACCCGATACGCGCCTTGTTTTGGATGTTTATCATTCAAGCAGCCACTCTTGTGTTGTTGTACTTCCTTGCTCCATTTAAAGTAGTCGGCGTTATCGGTGTCGTGTTGATGGGCGTATTTGCCTTCATGAATGTACCGGGCCTTCAGCTTTATGTTGTTCAGCTTGCTGAAAAATATGTCCCTTCTGCGGTTGATATTGCCTCAGCCATAAATATTGCGGCATTCAATATTGGAATTGCGATTGGATCGATCGTAGGCGGGTTTGTTATTGACTCCATTGGCCTTGTGCATACGCCTTGGATCGGGGCAATTATGGTTGCCATTGCGATTATTCTTGCCGGTATTTCTGCCAAGCTTGAACGAAAATAA
- a CDS encoding luciferase-type oxidoreductase, BA3436 family yields the protein MFEQHQSYQRMYKEGALTLGLHLPLENYQMKTPTMANQIELAQAAEDYGFTTLWLRDVILEDPNFLDPAVGQIYDILIYGTHLLGQTKKIALGTSALVLPLRHPLRMAKEVATIEALFPERFIMGVSSGDRRADFLGLGVDHPSRGVQFREAFSYLEKALYEHYPVIDSRYGQIQQATLVPKLPQKIPTMITGFAQQDFEWLGRNGDGWMYYPQAPIRQAEVIKSWRESAVDQNDAAFRPFSMPMHLDLANDPNEAATPIRLGFRVGRNKLLELLKAYQDIGVNHLFFALFDSERPADEVIHELGEYVLPHFQPHN from the coding sequence ATGTTCGAACAACATCAATCTTATCAACGAATGTATAAAGAGGGCGCGCTAACGCTTGGTCTTCATCTACCGCTTGAAAATTATCAAATGAAAACTCCAACTATGGCGAACCAAATCGAGTTGGCGCAGGCTGCTGAAGACTATGGGTTCACTACATTATGGCTTAGGGATGTCATATTAGAGGATCCCAATTTCTTGGACCCGGCTGTCGGTCAAATTTACGATATTTTGATTTATGGTACACATTTGCTTGGCCAAACGAAAAAAATAGCCCTAGGAACATCTGCGCTCGTGCTTCCACTTCGTCATCCGTTACGGATGGCGAAGGAGGTCGCTACAATCGAGGCACTCTTTCCGGAAAGGTTTATCATGGGGGTCTCCTCTGGAGATCGTCGCGCTGACTTTCTAGGACTTGGAGTGGATCACCCTAGCCGCGGAGTTCAATTTAGAGAAGCTTTTTCTTATCTAGAAAAAGCCCTTTATGAACATTATCCCGTGATCGATTCCCGTTATGGTCAAATCCAGCAAGCTACTCTCGTACCGAAGCTTCCTCAGAAAATTCCGACCATGATAACCGGCTTTGCACAGCAAGACTTTGAGTGGCTTGGACGTAATGGTGACGGATGGATGTATTACCCGCAAGCCCCGATTCGACAGGCAGAAGTGATAAAATCATGGAGAGAATCAGCTGTTGATCAAAACGATGCTGCCTTCCGCCCTTTCTCCATGCCGATGCATCTGGACTTGGCAAACGATCCCAATGAAGCGGCCACTCCGATCCGGTTAGGTTTTCGAGTGGGAAGAAATAAATTACTTGAGCTGTTAAAAGCGTATCAAGATATTGGCGTTAATCATCTCTTCTTCGCTCTTTTTGATAGCGAGCGCCCAGCTGATGAAGTCATTCATGAGCTAGGTGAATATGTATTGCCTCATTTTCAACCTCATAACTAA
- a CDS encoding Helix-turn-helix: protein MALQIGKCQLRSLRKSAGYTQTELCDALKEECGIEVTKAYISNLENNRGTPAGHLMLKALAIVLECSMDDFYTYKW from the coding sequence ATGGCACTCCAGATCGGGAAGTGCCAGTTGAGATCGTTGCGTAAGTCAGCAGGCTACACCCAAACCGAACTCTGTGATGCTCTCAAAGAGGAATGTGGCATTGAAGTAACCAAGGCCTACATATCCAACCTAGAAAATAACAGAGGCACGCCTGCGGGTCATTTAATGTTAAAGGCTCTTGCGATTGTCCTAGAGTGTAGCATGGATGACTTTTACACTTATAAATGGTAA
- a CDS encoding N-acetylmuramoyl-L-alanine amidase has protein sequence MIYRQDYIPTTTPCKRRPGMAMLAETITIHNTGNADSTAANERSWLTNPGNKRQASYHLVVDEREAVECIPLTEHAWHAGDGGGARSGNRTSIGIEICESGDYAKTLDNATELVAKLLRERGWGVDRLRRHYDWSGKICPRLMYDGGKWTGWVAFKSAVQVKLQTQVKSVEEIVPKVVRLSDGKLLAVGKIEDGKLVAPVADVLKALGLSAQWDNANKKMYV, from the coding sequence ATGATCTACAGACAAGATTATATCCCGACTACAACGCCGTGCAAGCGGCGTCCTGGCATGGCGATGCTGGCTGAGACGATTACCATCCACAACACCGGCAATGCGGACAGCACAGCAGCAAATGAGCGGAGTTGGCTGACCAATCCAGGCAACAAGCGTCAGGCCAGCTATCACCTAGTTGTCGATGAGCGCGAGGCCGTCGAGTGCATCCCGTTGACGGAGCATGCCTGGCATGCAGGCGATGGCGGCGGGGCACGGAGCGGTAACCGGACAAGTATTGGCATCGAGATCTGCGAGAGCGGCGATTATGCCAAGACGCTCGATAACGCTACGGAGTTGGTCGCCAAGCTGCTGCGGGAGCGCGGCTGGGGTGTGGATCGGTTACGGCGACATTACGACTGGTCCGGTAAGATTTGTCCGAGGCTTATGTATGACGGTGGCAAATGGACAGGCTGGGTTGCGTTTAAGTCGGCTGTCCAGGTCAAGCTGCAGACGCAGGTCAAATCGGTTGAGGAGATCGTTCCGAAGGTGGTGCGACTGTCGGACGGCAAGCTGCTGGCTGTTGGTAAGATTGAGGATGGAAAGCTCGTTGCGCCGGTGGCCGATGTGCTAAAAGCGTTGGGGCTGTCGGCGCAGTGGGACAATGCGAATAAAAAGATGTATGTATGA
- a CDS encoding Phage holin family Hol44, holin superfamily V encodes MIIMDWTFINALIKPELGGVLAVCWIVGYMLKRTPRVPDWGIVYAVTAVGILMACLLLGLSVESVIQGVLCGAVAVYGYQVVKQTSKAANGEEGQR; translated from the coding sequence GTGATTATTATGGACTGGACTTTTATCAACGCACTTATCAAGCCGGAGCTGGGCGGTGTATTGGCCGTTTGCTGGATCGTTGGGTATATGCTCAAGCGCACACCGCGCGTACCGGACTGGGGCATCGTTTACGCCGTGACAGCGGTCGGTATCCTTATGGCCTGTCTGCTGCTAGGGCTTAGCGTAGAGAGTGTGATTCAAGGTGTCTTGTGTGGCGCTGTGGCTGTCTACGGCTATCAGGTGGTTAAGCAGACATCCAAGGCCGCCAATGGAGAGGAGGGGCAACGATGA
- a CDS encoding Uncharacterized phage protein gp47/JayE encodes MYEGQTFDAILARMLDRIPDDMDKRPGSIIYDAMAPAAAEMAQLYVQLDVQADQRFADTATGDYLDRAIAWSGVKRKMATKALVRGRFYAAGEAPLDVPIGNRFALGGINYRAVARLALGDYRLEAETAGAAANGSFGPLLPIDFVPNLARAELTELLIPGTDRESDTALYERYQQQVTKPVTSGNRYQYEQWAREISGVGRARAFPLWNGTGTVKVALLDESMTAPEPALVTAVQQYIDPTQDGLGEGAAPIGAVVTVVGATEIPINVSVSVTLAAGATISQVREQILTGLKAYLAELAFTDTIIRYTRIQAIILGIPPVIDYSNLKVNGQTANIQTALDEVPIVGTVTVT; translated from the coding sequence ATGTATGAAGGTCAGACGTTTGATGCGATCCTAGCGCGGATGCTAGACCGGATCCCGGATGATATGGACAAGCGGCCCGGAAGCATTATTTACGATGCCATGGCTCCGGCAGCAGCTGAAATGGCACAGCTGTATGTGCAGCTCGACGTACAGGCTGATCAGCGTTTTGCTGATACTGCGACAGGCGATTATTTAGACCGGGCCATAGCTTGGTCCGGCGTAAAACGTAAAATGGCGACCAAAGCATTGGTACGGGGGCGCTTTTACGCTGCAGGTGAGGCTCCCCTGGATGTGCCAATAGGCAACCGCTTTGCGCTTGGCGGGATTAATTACCGTGCTGTCGCTCGCCTGGCGCTGGGAGACTATCGGCTGGAAGCGGAGACGGCGGGCGCTGCAGCCAACGGAAGCTTTGGGCCGCTGTTGCCGATCGACTTTGTGCCGAATCTTGCTCGTGCGGAGCTGACGGAGCTGCTGATCCCCGGCACGGACCGCGAGAGTGATACGGCTCTTTACGAGCGTTACCAGCAGCAGGTCACCAAGCCCGTCACAAGCGGCAATCGGTATCAATATGAGCAGTGGGCGCGGGAGATCAGCGGCGTTGGCCGGGCGCGAGCGTTCCCGCTGTGGAATGGTACGGGGACGGTCAAGGTGGCCTTGCTCGATGAGAGCATGACAGCACCTGAGCCTGCTTTGGTTACCGCCGTGCAGCAATATATCGACCCGACACAGGATGGACTGGGCGAGGGGGCCGCGCCCATTGGCGCTGTCGTGACCGTTGTCGGAGCAACTGAGATCCCAATTAACGTATCCGTGTCCGTTACATTGGCAGCGGGGGCGACGATCTCCCAGGTGCGAGAGCAGATCCTGACCGGACTCAAAGCATATTTGGCAGAGCTGGCGTTTACGGATACCATCATTCGTTACACTCGCATCCAGGCCATTATCCTGGGCATCCCGCCTGTGATCGACTATAGCAATCTAAAGGTAAACGGTCAGACGGCAAATATCCAGACTGCTCTAGATGAGGTGCCGATCGTCGGGACGGTGACCGTCACATGA
- a CDS encoding LysM domain-containing protein produces MTELWLKYNNNAEMLWLPVNPETLEIGSPSANTTVNIARLGEVSVIQDPGLKTYSFSSILPASWGRYCSYTKDPWPRPWDIVKMLQRWKDSDMPCRFIVTGTPINTAVTIEDFNVTETAGDPGTLSYTFSLREYRFIKARKLGEKTVAGQKQVTVASGSARPSSKAAPTSYTVKPGDSLWKIAQAQIKDGSRYEEIATLNGIKSPYSLKTGQKLKLPAR; encoded by the coding sequence ATGACGGAGCTCTGGCTCAAGTACAACAACAACGCCGAGATGCTTTGGTTGCCGGTTAACCCCGAGACATTGGAGATAGGCAGCCCCAGCGCGAACACGACGGTCAATATTGCGAGGCTCGGAGAAGTATCCGTCATTCAGGATCCTGGGCTGAAAACGTATAGCTTCAGCTCCATCTTACCTGCTAGTTGGGGTCGCTACTGTTCCTACACCAAAGATCCATGGCCGCGCCCGTGGGACATCGTCAAGATGCTCCAGCGGTGGAAGGACTCCGATATGCCGTGCCGCTTTATCGTGACGGGTACGCCAATTAATACTGCCGTTACGATAGAGGACTTCAACGTGACAGAAACGGCCGGTGATCCGGGGACGCTCAGCTATACGTTCAGCCTGCGGGAATACCGATTTATCAAAGCCCGAAAGCTGGGCGAGAAGACGGTTGCCGGCCAGAAACAGGTCACGGTAGCGTCCGGCAGCGCACGACCGAGCAGCAAGGCCGCACCGACGTCCTATACGGTTAAGCCTGGCGACAGCCTCTGGAAAATCGCCCAAGCTCAGATCAAGGACGGCAGCCGATATGAGGAGATCGCCACGTTAAATGGCATCAAGTCTCCGTATTCGTTGAAGACCGGACAAAAACTGAAACTGCCTGCGAGGTGA
- a CDS encoding Phage-related minor tail protein — translation MAKLTTMFALQDRMTRNLRKMKRNMDKMTEAAEQTRKQTRALERTRIKMKIHAQDLAGKKLKDIRKAADQLARKHPKVVARVNDKSTRVLKRIRSSAAALNKMRVTVTATVKDNATKVLNDIEAKAQAMQGAVIGAGVATGAAGAGAFYAGANSYENDARAAAITNSPVNDVTQRVNRIYYDQKVGSSREDVTRAYVDYSQQTDFAGGALDEATRISVQFAQLYQKDIPEVTRGFASAYKSQLGTMREIGDVSAAVMERAGDQYDDYLDTINEYGSSFKNLGMSIGNVGAVLVAAVEKGARNFDDPADMFREFNIRRKELTDEQIGAFREALGEKRTEEIFKRMDAGTFSGAGAMVELAQGLSKIQSITKRDQLATTMLGTKFEDVVEPMIAAAAAANDTIKATGQLDQQFNKFRDDNPMTPINDAMREMKRILVDIGKSMITSASPAFEDLAAWAKTDEGKKSIADFTKSVSALAATFTGALSKGIKWAVMNWGTLEPIILTLTAAFAGLFAAGKGVSIYKKLDPVFKGLWKGATWLWGAFVKLWKWIKPFIPWLGRAAVGGARFLPVIGWIVTAVLGLYEVWKNWDSIKQKLNDFWTIAKGWLNDIGVWIDRAAAKVETFLEGWRMLKQLKSELEPVFQFLAGWLETLSGKKISIGVDAPGFDARNIPGLITDGIKFINPLTPPSQKVPTNWMKLIPGAATGISDIPRDDMLFRLHKGETVLPAEEASLIRSMAGGRTQPGQGVGDINVYLTGDNHYNNGMDAERVGKEAVKAIRAELTLGLLTGAKGAYSG, via the coding sequence TTGGCGAAACTCACGACGATGTTTGCGCTGCAAGACCGTATGACTCGCAATCTGCGAAAGATGAAGCGCAACATGGATAAAATGACAGAGGCTGCGGAGCAAACGCGTAAACAGACCCGGGCTTTGGAACGGACGCGAATCAAAATGAAAATCCATGCCCAGGATCTGGCCGGAAAAAAGCTAAAGGATATCCGGAAGGCAGCCGATCAATTGGCGCGGAAGCATCCTAAAGTAGTTGCTCGTGTGAACGATAAATCAACGCGGGTCCTAAAAAGAATCCGCTCGTCCGCTGCCGCTCTGAACAAAATGCGGGTGACCGTGACAGCAACAGTCAAAGACAATGCAACAAAGGTTCTGAACGACATTGAAGCGAAGGCCCAGGCTATGCAAGGGGCCGTCATCGGGGCGGGAGTAGCTACGGGGGCTGCGGGCGCAGGGGCGTTCTACGCTGGGGCAAACTCGTATGAGAATGATGCCAGAGCGGCAGCCATTACCAACTCCCCTGTGAATGATGTTACCCAGCGGGTTAACCGAATTTACTATGACCAAAAGGTCGGCAGCAGCAGAGAAGACGTTACCCGTGCTTACGTGGATTACTCTCAGCAAACCGATTTTGCAGGGGGTGCGTTAGATGAGGCGACACGGATATCCGTCCAATTTGCTCAGCTTTATCAAAAAGATATCCCGGAGGTTACCCGAGGTTTTGCTTCCGCATATAAAAGTCAACTCGGGACCATGAGGGAAATCGGGGATGTATCGGCTGCTGTAATGGAACGGGCCGGTGACCAGTATGACGATTATCTGGATACAATCAATGAGTACGGTAGTTCATTCAAAAACCTGGGTATGAGTATCGGTAATGTGGGTGCTGTCCTGGTAGCCGCCGTAGAGAAAGGAGCACGCAACTTCGATGACCCTGCTGATATGTTTCGAGAATTTAATATTAGACGCAAAGAATTGACTGACGAACAGATCGGGGCATTTAGGGAAGCATTAGGGGAAAAGCGTACCGAAGAGATTTTTAAACGGATGGACGCCGGAACCTTTTCTGGTGCAGGGGCAATGGTCGAATTAGCACAAGGGCTATCCAAGATTCAGAGTATAACCAAGAGAGATCAACTTGCAACCACCATGCTTGGCACAAAATTCGAAGATGTAGTGGAACCGATGATTGCAGCCGCAGCCGCAGCTAACGACACTATTAAAGCTACCGGCCAACTTGATCAGCAATTTAACAAGTTCCGCGACGACAATCCCATGACTCCGATCAATGACGCAATGCGAGAGATGAAACGAATCCTCGTAGATATCGGCAAATCAATGATCACATCAGCCAGCCCGGCCTTTGAGGACTTGGCAGCATGGGCAAAGACGGATGAGGGTAAGAAAAGCATTGCCGATTTTACCAAGAGCGTGTCGGCTTTGGCGGCTACATTTACCGGCGCTTTAAGCAAGGGAATAAAGTGGGCCGTTATGAACTGGGGTACGTTGGAGCCTATTATCCTGACACTGACCGCCGCCTTTGCGGGCTTGTTTGCTGCAGGAAAAGGCGTCAGCATCTATAAAAAGCTGGATCCAGTTTTCAAAGGGCTCTGGAAAGGCGCTACTTGGTTATGGGGCGCATTCGTAAAATTGTGGAAGTGGATTAAGCCGTTTATTCCGTGGCTCGGGAGAGCTGCAGTTGGCGGGGCTAGATTCCTTCCAGTTATCGGCTGGATTGTTACGGCAGTCCTGGGTTTGTACGAAGTCTGGAAAAATTGGGATTCGATCAAACAGAAGCTCAATGATTTCTGGACTATAGCAAAAGGATGGCTGAATGATATCGGCGTTTGGATTGACAGGGCCGCAGCTAAAGTGGAGACATTCCTTGAGGGATGGAGAATGCTGAAGCAACTGAAGTCGGAGCTGGAGCCCGTGTTCCAATTCCTCGCGGGCTGGCTCGAAACGCTGTCTGGTAAAAAAATATCAATTGGTGTTGATGCTCCCGGATTCGACGCGCGGAATATCCCGGGTTTAATTACCGATGGAATTAAGTTCATCAACCCATTAACCCCGCCCTCTCAGAAGGTGCCGACAAACTGGATGAAACTTATTCCTGGCGCCGCAACCGGCATCAGCGACATTCCACGGGATGATATGCTATTCCGGCTCCATAAGGGCGAAACGGTACTGCCGGCCGAAGAAGCCTCTCTGATCCGGAGCATGGCTGGCGGCAGGACTCAACCGGGCCAAGGTGTAGGCGACATCAACGTCTACTTGACTGGTGATAACCACTACAACAACGGTATGGATGCCGAGCGCGTTGGCAAGGAGGCCGTCAAAGCAATTCGCGCCGAGCTGACGTTAGGACTGTTGACCGGAGCGAAGGGGGCTTACAGCGGATGA